A single window of Rhodococcus jostii RHA1 DNA harbors:
- a CDS encoding mannitol dehydrogenase family protein, translating into MQLCAQALQQFDDTVQVPNYDRSDITVGIVHFGVGGFHRAHQAMYVDRLLRRGEAREWGICGVGVLPGDRRMKDVLDAQDGLYTLALRHPDGTWDVSVIGSIVDYLFAPDDPEAVIEKIAAESTKIVSLTITEGGYNFTHDTGEFDAENPDVVHDLTDGVAPRTTFGLVIEALARRRARGLASPTIMSCDNIQGNGDVARKMFLAYAELRDPELAAWMREETSFPNSMVDRITPVTTPEVTEALSSRFGIDDQWPVAAEPFTSWVLEDAFPLGRPAFEDVGVQVVDDVEPYELMKLRLLNASHQGLCYFGYLSGYRLVHDVAQDPLFADFLLAYMDEEATPTLAPVPGVDLDEYKRTLIERFSNPEIRDTVARLCAESSDRIPKWLLPVIRENLLADRHIRLSAAIVASWARYAEGVDEDGEPIDVVDQLKDSLVPIARSQHENRTAFIENQSVFGDLADNPRFVTAYLWALDSLHSVGARKTLEALREKVQS; encoded by the coding sequence ATGCAATTGTGCGCGCAGGCACTGCAACAGTTCGACGACACCGTGCAGGTGCCGAATTACGATCGAAGCGACATCACCGTAGGGATAGTGCATTTCGGTGTCGGCGGATTCCACCGCGCGCATCAGGCGATGTACGTCGACCGGTTGCTGCGGCGCGGGGAGGCCCGCGAGTGGGGCATCTGCGGGGTCGGGGTCCTGCCCGGTGACCGGCGCATGAAGGACGTCCTCGACGCGCAGGACGGCCTGTACACGCTGGCACTGCGGCACCCGGACGGCACCTGGGACGTCAGCGTCATCGGGTCCATCGTCGACTACCTCTTCGCCCCCGACGACCCCGAGGCCGTGATCGAGAAGATCGCCGCGGAGTCCACGAAGATCGTCTCGCTGACGATCACGGAGGGCGGCTACAACTTCACCCACGACACGGGCGAGTTCGATGCCGAGAACCCGGATGTCGTACACGATCTCACCGACGGTGTCGCACCGCGGACCACGTTCGGACTCGTCATCGAGGCGCTGGCCCGGCGCCGAGCGCGCGGGCTGGCGTCGCCGACCATCATGTCCTGCGACAACATTCAGGGCAACGGCGACGTGGCGCGCAAGATGTTCCTGGCGTACGCCGAATTGAGGGATCCCGAACTGGCGGCGTGGATGCGCGAGGAGACGTCGTTCCCCAACTCGATGGTCGACCGCATCACGCCCGTCACCACCCCCGAGGTGACGGAGGCGCTGTCGTCGCGGTTCGGCATCGACGACCAGTGGCCCGTCGCCGCCGAACCGTTCACGTCATGGGTGCTCGAGGACGCCTTCCCGCTCGGCCGCCCCGCATTCGAGGACGTCGGCGTCCAGGTGGTCGACGACGTCGAACCGTACGAACTGATGAAGCTGCGTCTGCTCAACGCCAGCCACCAGGGCCTCTGCTACTTCGGCTACCTGTCGGGATACCGGCTCGTGCACGACGTCGCGCAGGACCCACTCTTCGCCGACTTCCTGCTCGCGTACATGGACGAGGAGGCCACGCCCACCCTGGCGCCGGTGCCCGGCGTCGATCTCGACGAGTACAAGCGCACGCTCATCGAACGCTTCTCCAACCCCGAGATCCGCGACACCGTCGCCCGCCTGTGTGCCGAATCGTCCGACCGCATCCCGAAGTGGCTGCTGCCGGTGATCCGTGAAAACCTGCTGGCCGACCGGCACATCCGGCTGTCGGCCGCGATCGTCGCGAGCTGGGCCCGGTATGCCGAGGGAGTCGACGAGGACGGCGAGCCCATCGACGTCGTCGACCAGTTGAAGGACTCCCTCGTGCCGATCGCGCGCAGCCAGCACGAGAACCGCACGGCGTTCATCGAGAATCAGTCGGTCTTCGGCGACCTGGCCGACAATCCGCGCTTCGTCACCGCGTACCTCTGGGCGCTGGACTCACTGCACAGCGTCGGTGCACGGAAGACACTCGAGGCTCTGCGTGAGAAGGTGCAGTCATGA
- a CDS encoding DUF1304 domain-containing protein — translation MVAAGLVLAALASALHVYIFVLESVLWTSPRTRATFGTSAEEAGATKELAFNQGFYNLFLAIVTAVGIVAVIIGATAVGAALVFAGAGSMLLAALVLLLSSPDKARAAITQGTLPLLAVILLALGLAL, via the coding sequence ATGGTCGCCGCGGGTCTTGTTCTTGCCGCACTCGCCAGTGCGCTGCACGTCTACATCTTCGTGCTCGAGTCCGTCCTCTGGACCTCGCCGCGCACCCGCGCGACGTTCGGGACCAGTGCCGAAGAAGCCGGCGCCACCAAGGAGCTTGCCTTCAACCAGGGCTTCTACAACCTCTTCCTGGCGATCGTGACGGCAGTCGGCATCGTCGCCGTGATCATCGGCGCGACCGCCGTCGGTGCGGCCCTCGTATTCGCCGGCGCGGGATCGATGCTGCTCGCAGCCCTCGTGCTCCTGCTGTCGTCGCCCGACAAGGCTCGCGCGGCGATCACGCAGGGAACACTTCCGCTGCTCGCGGTAATCCTCCTCGCGCTCGGACTGGCGCTGTGA
- a CDS encoding allantoate amidohydrolase has translation MTSFDSLWATILDVGQHKSTRGYRRFAWNDADMTLREWFSDCAQARGMSVEEDRNGNLWAWWMPDGWDGDPRDSFVTGSHLDSVPDGGAYDGPLGVVSAFAAIDLVRKRGIAPTRPVAVTAFSDEEGARFGVACVGSQLSTGALAPARALALRDNDGISLGEALVGAGRDPHLLGEDPDLVDRVGVYVELHVEQGRALDLIDSPIAVASSIWPHGRWQFVFSGEANHAGATRLVDRRDPMLAFASSVHTARTAATLHEAVATFGKVRVLPNGANAIPSEVRAWLDARAADEETLTKLVQQITAEAQAYAAADGIGLEVDAESVTPIVEFPHSTRERLRRSLAHLGDIPVLPTAAGHDAGILSAKVPTAMMFVRNPTGVSHSPDEFAEADDCNRGAEALADVMADWVSGHQRT, from the coding sequence ATGACTTCCTTCGATTCGCTGTGGGCGACCATCCTCGATGTGGGACAGCACAAGTCGACCCGGGGCTACCGAAGATTCGCGTGGAACGACGCCGACATGACGCTGCGCGAATGGTTCTCGGACTGTGCGCAGGCACGCGGCATGAGCGTCGAGGAGGACCGCAACGGCAATCTGTGGGCGTGGTGGATGCCCGACGGCTGGGACGGCGACCCCCGCGACAGTTTCGTCACCGGATCGCACCTCGATTCGGTACCCGACGGCGGCGCCTACGACGGACCGCTGGGCGTGGTGTCCGCGTTCGCCGCGATCGACCTCGTGCGGAAACGGGGGATCGCTCCAACCCGTCCGGTGGCGGTCACTGCCTTCTCCGACGAGGAGGGCGCGCGGTTCGGTGTCGCGTGCGTTGGCTCGCAACTGTCCACCGGGGCACTGGCACCCGCGCGCGCCCTTGCGCTGCGGGACAACGACGGCATCAGCCTCGGTGAGGCCCTGGTCGGCGCCGGCCGCGACCCGCACCTTCTCGGTGAGGACCCCGACCTCGTCGACCGCGTCGGGGTGTACGTCGAGTTGCACGTCGAGCAGGGGCGCGCCCTCGACCTGATCGACAGCCCCATCGCCGTGGCGTCGTCGATCTGGCCGCACGGCCGGTGGCAGTTCGTGTTCTCCGGGGAGGCCAACCACGCCGGCGCCACCCGACTCGTCGACCGTCGCGACCCCATGCTCGCCTTCGCCTCCTCGGTCCATACGGCCCGAACCGCCGCGACGCTGCACGAGGCGGTCGCGACGTTCGGCAAGGTGCGAGTACTTCCCAACGGTGCCAACGCCATTCCGTCGGAGGTGCGGGCGTGGCTGGACGCGCGGGCCGCCGACGAGGAGACGTTGACCAAGCTGGTGCAGCAGATTACCGCCGAGGCACAGGCCTACGCCGCCGCCGACGGTATCGGTCTCGAGGTGGACGCCGAATCGGTCACGCCGATCGTCGAATTCCCGCACTCCACCCGGGAACGACTGCGCCGCTCACTCGCCCATCTCGGTGACATTCCCGTCCTCCCGACCGCTGCCGGGCACGACGCCGGGATCCTGTCCGCGAAGGTGCCCACGGCGATGATGTTCGTCCGCAACCCCACCGGGGTGTCCCACTCGCCCGACGAGTTCGCCGAGGCCGACGACTGCAACCGCGGCGCCGAGGCGCTGGCGGACGTCATGGCGGACTGGGTCAGCGGGCACCAGCGCACGTGA
- the xylB gene encoding xylulokinase, whose amino-acid sequence MTLVAGIDSSTQSCKVIVCDADTGEFVREGRASHPDGTEVDPQAWASALDNAIAAAGGLDDVAAVSVGAQQHGMVCLDDTGTVVRPALLWNDTRSADAATQLVDDLGGPDAWADAVGVVPLAAITVSKLRWLADSEPANADRTSAVCLPHDWLGWQLTGRSDLGTLATDRGDASGTGYFSAATDSYRPDLLSLALRGRTAAVPRVARPAEKIGETRWGAAVGPGTGDNAAAALALDAQEGDVVVSVGTSGVVSAVSVTPANDPGGFVAGFADATGRQLPLVCTLNAARVLDATASLLGVDHDELSRLALSAPSGSGGLVMVPYFEGERTPNRPNATGSVHGLRLANSTPAHLARAAVEGLLCGLAEGIDHLTAQGVTVRRILLVGGGARSQALCELAPAIFGAPVLVPQPAEYVAIGACRQAAWTLAGTPEPPKWDQTSTQRYEADPAPQVRERYSSVRR is encoded by the coding sequence ATGACCCTCGTCGCGGGCATCGATTCATCCACCCAGTCGTGCAAGGTGATCGTCTGCGACGCCGACACCGGTGAGTTCGTCCGCGAGGGCAGGGCCTCGCATCCGGACGGCACCGAGGTCGACCCGCAGGCGTGGGCGTCGGCCCTCGACAACGCCATCGCCGCCGCCGGCGGACTCGACGACGTCGCCGCGGTGTCGGTCGGCGCGCAACAGCACGGCATGGTGTGCCTCGACGACACCGGGACGGTCGTGCGTCCGGCGTTGTTGTGGAACGACACTCGTTCCGCCGACGCCGCCACCCAGCTGGTGGACGACCTCGGTGGTCCGGACGCGTGGGCGGACGCCGTCGGTGTGGTGCCGCTCGCCGCGATCACCGTCAGCAAGCTGCGCTGGCTCGCCGATTCGGAACCGGCCAACGCCGACCGGACGTCCGCGGTGTGCCTGCCGCACGACTGGCTCGGCTGGCAGCTCACCGGCAGGTCCGATCTCGGCACCCTGGCCACCGACCGCGGCGACGCCAGCGGCACCGGATACTTCTCCGCGGCCACGGATTCCTACCGACCCGACCTGCTGTCGCTGGCACTGCGCGGACGCACCGCCGCCGTGCCGCGGGTGGCCCGCCCGGCCGAGAAGATCGGGGAAACCCGATGGGGCGCCGCGGTCGGTCCCGGCACCGGCGACAATGCTGCCGCCGCACTCGCTCTCGACGCCCAGGAAGGTGACGTCGTCGTCTCCGTGGGAACGTCGGGCGTCGTATCCGCGGTATCGGTGACCCCGGCGAACGATCCGGGCGGTTTCGTCGCCGGCTTCGCCGACGCCACCGGACGTCAACTTCCCCTCGTGTGCACGCTGAACGCTGCCCGGGTACTCGACGCGACCGCCTCGCTGCTGGGTGTCGATCACGACGAGCTGTCGCGGCTGGCGCTGTCGGCGCCATCCGGCAGTGGCGGGCTCGTGATGGTGCCGTATTTCGAGGGTGAGCGCACCCCCAACCGTCCCAATGCCACCGGCTCCGTTCACGGACTCCGGCTGGCCAATTCGACCCCCGCCCACCTCGCCCGCGCGGCAGTCGAGGGGCTGCTGTGCGGCCTGGCGGAAGGCATCGACCACCTGACCGCCCAGGGCGTCACGGTGCGTCGCATCCTCCTCGTCGGCGGCGGCGCCCGCTCCCAGGCACTGTGCGAACTCGCGCCCGCCATCTTCGGGGCCCCGGTCCTGGTGCCGCAGCCGGCGGAGTACGTCGCGATCGGCGCATGCAGGCAGGCGGCTTGGACGCTGGCCGGGACCCCTGAACCACCCAAGTGGGATCAGACGTCCACCCAGCGATACGAGGCCGACCCGGCACCCCAAGTGCGCGAACGGTATTCCTCCGTGAGGCGCTGA
- a CDS encoding NADP-dependent oxidoreductase — MTPSTQIQLIKRPVGWPTQDDFRTATVELPDLGPDQVRVANEFVSVDPYMRGRMNDVKSYIPPFALGETMTGGAVGRVVESTAATHPVGSVVVHDLGWRDLAQGDASAFRVVDEIPGVPISAYLGILGLTGLTAYVGLVHVAHLKAGDSVFISGAAGAVGTAAGQIARLEGASRVIGSAGSAEKVALLTDRYGYDAAFDYKQAPVREQLRGLAGDGIDVYFDNVGGDHLEAALDVMRNGGRAALCGAISAYNATERTPGPDNMVNIISRGLTLEGFTLGNYTHVFPEFAAKMGPWLASGDVVHDETVVDGIENSVDAFLQLMHGGNVGKMLVKVA, encoded by the coding sequence ATGACGCCCAGCACCCAGATTCAGCTGATCAAACGGCCGGTGGGCTGGCCCACCCAGGACGACTTCCGCACCGCCACCGTCGAGCTGCCCGACCTCGGGCCCGACCAGGTGCGCGTGGCCAACGAATTCGTCTCCGTCGACCCGTACATGCGCGGCCGGATGAACGACGTGAAGTCGTACATCCCGCCGTTCGCGCTGGGCGAGACGATGACCGGCGGAGCTGTCGGTCGCGTCGTCGAATCGACCGCCGCCACGCATCCGGTCGGCTCGGTAGTGGTCCACGATCTCGGGTGGCGGGACCTCGCGCAGGGTGACGCCTCGGCATTCCGCGTCGTCGACGAGATTCCGGGAGTGCCGATCTCGGCCTATCTGGGGATTCTCGGACTGACCGGGCTCACGGCGTACGTCGGACTCGTCCACGTCGCACACCTGAAGGCCGGCGACTCCGTGTTCATCTCCGGCGCCGCGGGTGCGGTGGGGACGGCCGCCGGGCAGATCGCACGACTCGAGGGGGCGTCCCGCGTCATCGGATCCGCCGGGTCCGCGGAGAAGGTCGCGCTGCTGACCGATCGTTACGGATACGACGCCGCCTTCGACTACAAGCAGGCGCCGGTGCGTGAGCAACTCCGCGGACTCGCGGGCGACGGCATCGACGTCTACTTCGACAACGTCGGCGGCGACCACCTCGAGGCCGCACTCGACGTCATGCGGAACGGCGGCCGGGCCGCGCTGTGCGGCGCCATCTCCGCGTACAACGCCACCGAGCGCACACCGGGCCCCGACAACATGGTGAACATCATCAGCCGGGGGCTCACCCTCGAGGGCTTCACCCTCGGCAACTACACGCACGTCTTCCCCGAGTTCGCCGCCAAGATGGGACCGTGGCTCGCATCCGGCGACGTGGTCCACGACGAGACCGTCGTCGACGGCATCGAGAACTCGGTCGACGCCTTCCTGCAGCTCATGCACGGCGGAAATGTCGGGAAGATGCTGGTGAAGGTGGCGTAG
- a CDS encoding carbohydrate kinase family protein — protein sequence MSLVIGEALIDIVTASSGATTEYVGGSPLNVAVGLGRLGRPVEFVTRIGDDTRGGAIVRHLEQSGVSLAPGSVTAQRTATAHATLDSAGSATYEFDIEWDLPSPSGSSTPALVHTGSIAAVMEPGCDVVADMLDRRRSSATISYDPNVRPVLITDKARARQRIEHLVSISDIIKVSDEDLRWYDPERDPDDIAREWLSRGPAMVAVTKGAEGAFAVCAAGLVEVAARNVEVVDTVGAGDAFMAGLLDGFWAHGFLGAESRDALHAIDPEEVRNVLDNAALMSGLTVARAGADLPSRETLDRAAGVRQ from the coding sequence ATGAGTCTGGTCATCGGTGAAGCCCTCATCGACATCGTGACGGCGAGCAGCGGCGCCACCACCGAGTATGTCGGCGGCAGCCCGCTCAACGTCGCGGTCGGTCTCGGCCGGCTCGGTCGTCCGGTCGAATTCGTCACCCGGATCGGCGACGACACGAGAGGCGGCGCGATCGTCCGGCACCTCGAGCAGTCGGGAGTGAGCCTCGCGCCCGGCAGCGTCACCGCGCAGCGAACGGCGACGGCCCACGCCACCCTCGATTCCGCCGGATCCGCCACCTACGAGTTCGACATCGAGTGGGACCTCCCCTCCCCCAGCGGGTCGTCTACCCCGGCGCTCGTCCACACCGGTTCCATTGCTGCCGTGATGGAACCCGGCTGCGACGTCGTCGCCGACATGCTCGACCGCCGCCGCTCGTCGGCGACCATCAGCTACGACCCCAACGTGCGACCGGTGCTGATCACCGACAAGGCACGCGCCCGGCAGCGGATCGAGCACCTCGTGTCGATCTCGGACATCATCAAGGTCAGCGACGAGGACCTCCGCTGGTACGACCCCGAACGGGATCCCGACGACATCGCCCGCGAATGGCTGTCCCGCGGACCGGCGATGGTCGCGGTGACGAAGGGCGCCGAGGGCGCATTCGCGGTCTGCGCGGCCGGACTCGTCGAGGTCGCGGCCCGCAACGTCGAGGTGGTCGACACGGTGGGCGCGGGTGACGCGTTCATGGCCGGGCTCCTCGACGGGTTCTGGGCGCACGGCTTCCTCGGCGCGGAGAGCCGCGACGCCCTCCACGCGATCGACCCGGAAGAGGTGCGGAACGTGCTGGACAACGCGGCACTTATGTCGGGTCTCACCGTCGCGCGCGCAGGGGCGGACCTCCCCAGCCGCGAAACACTGGATCGCGCGGCAGGTGTCCGGCAATGA
- a CDS encoding NAD(P)-dependent alcohol dehydrogenase, producing MRASVLVEPGVIEIRERPVPTPAPGDVLVRVASVGVCGSDAHYYREGRIGEFVVEQPIVLGHEASGTVVGVGDGVPATRIGQRVSIEPQRPDPDTDESRRGLYNLCPHMQFYATPPIDGALAEYVTIGSAFAHAIPDEMSEDAAALCEPLSVAIATTRKAGVTAGSRVLIAGAGPIGIAMVQTALAFGATEVVVSDLDPRRRDVATKFGATAVLDPREQDVAGLHVDAFVDASGAPSAVLAGIQAVRPAGSVVLVGMGAPEMTLPVQTIQNRELVLTGVFRYANTWPTAIALARSGRVDLDSMVTGRFPLAEAEQALNADRTPGSLKAVVRVQE from the coding sequence ATGCGTGCCAGCGTGCTCGTCGAGCCGGGCGTGATCGAGATCCGGGAACGCCCCGTGCCCACTCCCGCTCCCGGCGACGTCCTGGTCCGCGTGGCCTCGGTGGGCGTCTGCGGATCGGATGCCCACTACTACCGCGAGGGCCGCATCGGCGAGTTCGTGGTCGAACAGCCGATCGTGCTGGGCCACGAGGCGTCGGGCACGGTCGTGGGTGTCGGCGACGGGGTCCCGGCAACGCGTATCGGGCAGCGTGTCTCCATCGAACCGCAGCGCCCCGACCCGGACACCGACGAATCCCGGCGCGGTCTCTACAACCTGTGCCCGCACATGCAGTTCTATGCCACCCCGCCGATCGACGGGGCGCTGGCCGAATACGTGACCATCGGCTCGGCGTTCGCCCACGCGATTCCGGACGAGATGTCCGAGGATGCGGCCGCGCTGTGCGAGCCGCTGTCCGTGGCCATCGCCACCACCCGCAAAGCCGGAGTGACCGCCGGATCCCGTGTTCTGATCGCGGGCGCGGGACCGATCGGAATCGCCATGGTGCAGACCGCCCTCGCGTTCGGTGCCACCGAAGTGGTCGTCTCGGACCTCGATCCCCGGCGCCGCGACGTCGCAACCAAATTCGGCGCCACCGCGGTGCTCGACCCGCGCGAGCAGGACGTCGCGGGACTCCACGTGGACGCGTTCGTCGACGCGTCCGGCGCCCCGAGTGCGGTGCTGGCCGGGATCCAGGCCGTCCGGCCTGCGGGATCCGTGGTTCTGGTGGGCATGGGCGCCCCCGAGATGACGCTGCCGGTCCAGACCATTCAGAACCGGGAGTTGGTGCTGACCGGGGTATTCCGTTACGCCAACACCTGGCCGACGGCGATCGCCCTCGCGCGGTCGGGACGGGTCGACCTCGATTCGATGGTCACCGGAAGGTTTCCGCTCGCCGAGGCGGAGCAAGCACTGAACGCAGACCGGACGCCGGGCAGCCTCAAGGCCGTCGTGCGCGTCCAGGAATGA
- a CDS encoding TetR/AcrR family transcriptional regulator has product MPRTQDFDTVEVVGRARDLFWDKGFEATSIPDLERVTGLNRSSLYNAFTSKRGLFDAAVHDYLDRVVRPRLRILTGEPTRPDAAVRYYRSLAGALAALPDETPGRGCLLLNSAAGFAAHDDTQRSVVDAYQRELSGALSHALRAHDPDASTATLAHRTRLLTSLSVSALLLSRVNRDEAVAVANTAVEQLEEWRPTS; this is encoded by the coding sequence ATGCCGCGCACGCAGGATTTCGACACGGTCGAAGTGGTCGGCCGCGCCCGCGACCTGTTCTGGGACAAGGGCTTCGAAGCCACCTCGATACCCGACCTCGAGCGCGTCACCGGATTGAATCGGTCGAGCCTGTACAACGCGTTCACCAGCAAACGCGGGCTCTTCGACGCCGCCGTGCACGACTACCTGGACCGGGTGGTTCGCCCCCGGCTCCGCATCCTGACCGGCGAGCCGACCCGCCCCGACGCCGCCGTGCGCTACTACCGCAGCCTTGCAGGCGCCCTCGCGGCCCTCCCCGACGAAACCCCCGGACGCGGCTGCCTACTGCTCAACAGTGCCGCCGGATTCGCCGCGCACGACGACACGCAACGGTCCGTCGTCGACGCATACCAGCGCGAACTGTCCGGGGCACTCAGCCACGCACTCCGGGCCCACGACCCGGACGCGTCGACCGCCACCCTGGCCCACCGGACCCGGCTCCTGACGTCACTGTCCGTCAGCGCGCTCCTGCTGTCGCGGGTCAACCGGGACGAGGCCGTCGCGGTCGCGAACACCGCCGTCGAGCAGCTGGAGGAATGGCGGCCCACCTCCTGA
- a CDS encoding FMN-binding glutamate synthase family protein, which produces MTTPNPALRESATFDRGVISEIQRAAETGIYDIRGWGAKRKLPHFDDLLFLGASMSRYPLEGYREKCDTDVVLGDRNAKFPLHLDIPITIAGMSFGALSGQAKEALGRGASEVGTSTTTGDGGMTPEERGQSKNLVYQYLPSRYGMNPDDLRKADAIEIVLGQGAKPGGGGMLLGQKITERVAGMRTLPMGVDQRSACRHPDWTGPDDLAIKIIELREITNWEKPIYIKVGATRTYYDVKLAVKAGADVVVVDGMQGGTAATQDVFIEHVGIPTLAAIPQAVQALQELGVHRKVQLIVSGGIRSGADVAKAMALGADAVAIGTAALIALGDNSPRYAKQYEELGSAAGFYDDFQAGKDPAGITTQDPELSKNLDPVEGGRRLANYLRVLTMEAQTLARACGKSHLRNLEPEDLVALTVEASAMARVPLAGTTWIPGTL; this is translated from the coding sequence ATGACTACCCCGAACCCGGCCCTGCGCGAATCGGCGACGTTCGACCGCGGCGTCATCTCCGAGATCCAGCGGGCCGCCGAGACCGGCATCTACGACATCCGCGGCTGGGGTGCCAAGCGCAAGCTGCCGCACTTCGACGATCTGCTGTTCCTCGGTGCGTCGATGTCGCGGTACCCGCTCGAGGGCTACCGCGAGAAGTGCGACACCGACGTCGTGCTCGGCGACCGCAACGCCAAGTTCCCGCTGCACCTGGACATCCCGATCACCATCGCCGGCATGAGCTTCGGTGCGCTGTCCGGGCAGGCGAAGGAAGCGCTCGGCCGCGGCGCCAGCGAGGTCGGCACGTCCACCACCACCGGTGACGGCGGCATGACGCCCGAGGAACGGGGGCAGTCGAAGAACCTCGTCTACCAGTACCTGCCGTCGCGGTACGGGATGAACCCGGACGATCTGCGCAAGGCCGACGCCATCGAGATCGTCCTCGGGCAGGGCGCCAAGCCCGGCGGCGGCGGAATGCTGCTGGGGCAGAAGATCACCGAACGTGTCGCCGGGATGCGCACCCTCCCGATGGGTGTGGATCAGCGGTCAGCGTGCAGGCACCCCGACTGGACCGGCCCCGACGACCTCGCCATCAAGATCATCGAACTGCGCGAGATCACCAACTGGGAGAAGCCGATCTACATCAAGGTCGGCGCCACCCGCACCTACTACGACGTGAAACTCGCCGTGAAGGCCGGCGCCGACGTCGTCGTGGTCGACGGCATGCAGGGTGGCACTGCCGCCACCCAGGACGTGTTCATCGAGCACGTCGGCATCCCCACCCTGGCCGCGATCCCGCAGGCGGTCCAGGCGCTGCAGGAACTGGGTGTGCACAGGAAGGTGCAGCTCATCGTGTCCGGTGGCATCCGCAGCGGCGCCGACGTCGCGAAGGCGATGGCCCTCGGGGCGGACGCCGTCGCCATCGGCACCGCAGCCCTGATCGCGCTGGGCGACAACAGCCCCCGCTACGCGAAGCAGTACGAGGAGCTCGGCTCGGCCGCCGGGTTCTACGACGACTTCCAGGCCGGCAAGGATCCCGCCGGCATCACCACCCAGGACCCGGAACTGTCGAAGAACCTCGACCCCGTCGAGGGCGGACGGCGGCTCGCGAACTACTTGCGGGTGCTCACCATGGAGGCGCAGACCCTCGCCCGCGCCTGCGGCAAGTCGCACCTGCGCAACCTCGAACCGGAGGACCTCGTCGCCCTCACCGTCGAGGCGTCGGCGATGGCCCGCGTGCCCCTCGCCGGAACCACCTGGATCCCCGGCACCCTGTAG
- a CDS encoding sugar-binding transcriptional regulator, whose amino-acid sequence MTSPNSTAPTPSLITAPPPSTTEDLRLALRAATLYYLDGMTQAEVATRLGVSRPTAGRLVARARAQGLVRIEVQAPAHLRDALRSDEERALEEKYGLVEAVVVADSVDAAGAIDDHNSFAGVGRAAASLLVRRIREGDTLGFTWGPETVAVAQGLPSGAATCASVVQLDGSVSAINYQTGTEYVLGRCAEQLQANTVRLPVPLYADASTVVSMRGDSVISKALEAGRTAEMMMFGTGAVSTSTTLFEGSFIDTDMLSVLTGLGAVGEVGGRFYRLDGTEVAGPLDERAMSVPLDDIRACEGSILVTGGVAKHQAALGALHGGLAKMLVCDIECARWLLDQ is encoded by the coding sequence GTGACGTCCCCCAATTCGACGGCCCCGACGCCGTCTCTCATCACGGCACCACCGCCGTCCACGACGGAGGATCTGCGCCTTGCGTTGCGCGCTGCAACGCTGTACTACCTCGACGGAATGACCCAGGCCGAGGTCGCCACACGACTCGGTGTCTCCCGCCCCACCGCGGGCAGGCTGGTGGCGCGAGCCCGCGCCCAGGGCCTGGTGCGCATCGAGGTGCAGGCACCCGCGCATCTGCGGGATGCGCTGCGCTCGGACGAGGAGCGCGCGCTCGAGGAGAAGTACGGACTCGTCGAGGCGGTGGTGGTCGCCGATTCCGTCGACGCCGCCGGTGCGATCGACGACCACAACAGCTTCGCCGGTGTCGGGCGGGCCGCGGCGTCCCTGCTGGTTCGCCGGATTCGCGAAGGCGACACCCTCGGATTCACGTGGGGGCCGGAGACGGTCGCAGTCGCGCAGGGATTGCCGTCCGGGGCGGCCACGTGCGCGTCCGTCGTCCAGCTCGACGGTTCGGTGAGTGCCATCAATTACCAGACCGGAACGGAGTACGTCCTGGGTAGATGCGCGGAGCAGCTGCAGGCCAACACTGTTCGGCTTCCCGTTCCGCTGTACGCGGACGCGTCGACCGTGGTATCCATGCGGGGCGACTCCGTCATCTCCAAGGCGCTCGAGGCCGGGCGGACCGCGGAAATGATGATGTTCGGAACGGGTGCCGTCTCCACGTCGACCACCCTGTTCGAGGGCAGCTTCATCGACACGGACATGCTGTCCGTGCTCACCGGCCTCGGCGCGGTCGGCGAAGTCGGTGGACGCTTCTACCGGCTCGACGGAACCGAGGTTGCCGGCCCTCTGGACGAACGGGCCATGTCCGTTCCTCTCGACGACATCCGCGCGTGCGAGGGGTCGATCCTCGTCACGGGTGGCGTCGCCAAACACCAAGCGGCACTGGGTGCCCTCCATGGCGGACTGGCCAAGATGCTGGTCTGCGACATCGAATGCGCGCGTTGGCTGCTCGATCAGTAG